GCCGCCCGGGATGCAGGGCGTGGACCTCGCGCCCATGATCGCGACCGGCACGGCGCTCAACCCTTACGTTTATTCGGGGGCCAACTACAACATCTGCGCCCCGAGCTTCCCCGCTCCGCACCCGTTCCCGTTCTGCACCCAGTCCGAATCGATCCGCGACACGCGCTGGAAGCTGATCCGCGAGTTGTTCTTCGACGGCTCGACGCCGCTGATCACCCCCGAGCGCAAGCCCGTCAAGATCGTCCGCGAGCTCTACGACATCCGCGCGGATCCCGAAGAGCTCAACGACCTCGTCAGCGTCTCCACCGCCGTGGCGCAGGACCTCGAGGCCAAGCTCGCGGCCTGGAAGCGGCAGGCCGAGGCTTATCGCCCCGGCGCGCCCGCCACCACGAAGATCCCGGAGAGGATGCAGGAAAGAGCCCGCGCGCGCGGCTACTGGTAGAGGGTCACTGCGGCCCGAAGAACTCCACCAGGCGCGCCTGGAGGGCGTTGGCCACCTTGGGCTCCTGGGCCGAGACGTCGCGGGTCTCCGCAGGATCGCTGGAGAGCCGGAACAATCGCGTCGCGGAGGGCCGGTAGCGATCATAGACGATCTTCCAGCCGTCCGCCGTGCGCAGGCTGCGCAGCGACACCTGCAGCAGGAAATCGGTCTCGCAGAGGGCGTTGAGATGGAGCTCGCTGCCGCTCAGCATGGGCCGGAGGCTGACGCCGCGCATCTGCCGGGCCAGGCGCCGGTCGGGCGCTATGCCGAGGACGTCGAGGAGCGTGGGCAGGACATCCACGGTCCGCACCTGGAGCGGCACGGAGCCCGGCGCCTGGCCCGGCACGCGCAGAAGCAGCGGCACCCGGATGACCTCGTCGTAGAGGGTCATGCCGTGGTCGATGCCGCCGTGCTCGAAGAGCTCCTCGCCGTGGTCGGCCGCGATCAGGACGACGGTGCGGCTGCTGATGTCGGGCTGGTCCAGGCGCTCGAGCAGGGGCCGCAGATGCTCGTCCATCGCGCGCAGCGCCTGCGCGTAGGAGGACCGGATCAGCGCGCGCTCCTCGGCGTTGACGCGCAGCGGCCGGCCCGCCATCTGGTCCTCGCGCAGCCGGCGGAAGCGCGCCGCGAAAGCGGCCGGGAAGTGCGCGTCGCGCAGAGAGTGGGCGTCGTAGCCGTGCACGAACAGGAAGAACTTCTCGCCCGGACGGACGTCGGAGAGCCAGCGCAGCGCCTCAGGGACGCTGCGGTCGAAGCCGCCGAAGGTGGCGGAGTCGTCGTACACCTCGAATCCCGCGGAGAACCCGAAGCTGCCCGTCAGCGCCGCTCCGCCCGTGAAGCCCCCCGCGCGCCAGCCGCGGTCCCGAAGGACCTCCCCGAGCGTGCGCGTGCCGGGGCTCAGCGTGGACAGGCGCGCCGGCACCATGGGCTCCGCGTTGAAGTCCGAGTACTTGTTGGTCAGGTGGTGGTTGAACGGGTAGACGCCCGTGAAGATCGACATGAACGACGGCAGGCTCCACGGCGCGGCGCTGATGGCCTGCGTGAAGGCGACGGACGAGGACGCGAAGCGGTTCAGTGATGGGATGACGTCCTCGGCGGCTCCCATGGCCTGGAAAGAGTCCGCGCGGACGTCGTCGATGCCGATGAGGACGACGTTGCAGCCGGGGCACAGCGGCGGGCGGCCCGTCTCGGCGAAGGCCGTCCCGAGGCCCGCGGCCAGCAGGAGCCCGAGCGCCAGAGCGCTCCGCGGATTCTTCGCGGCGCTCACGGCTTGAAGGGGACGATGGGATGGGCCTTCAAGTTCTCCATCCCCTTGGCGACGAAGCTGTTGTCGATGGCATCGCGCAGGTCCGTCTTGCTCTTGATGAAGCCGTACTTGAGCAGCAGGTCCTGCATCGCCTCCAGCAACTCGGGGCGGACGCTCGGAGGCAGCGCGTACTGCGGGATCATCATGCCCTTGAACTCGGACTTCATCATCACGCCCTTATCCCAGGAGCGGTCGGCCTTCCGCTCCGGGATCGTCTTCTCGTAGGCGATGCGCCGGATGTAGGCGTCGACGACCTTCTGGACCGAGTCGGGATGCTGCACGACGAAATCCTTGCGGAAGACGAGGACGGCCTGGGACATCTCGGGGTTGAGCCAGTTCAAGGCGCGGTAGGAACGGAGGAGTCCGGCGGCCTCGAGTCCCGCCACCGTCATCAGGTGGTAGTAGCCGCCGTCGACCTCCTTGTTCTTGAGCTGCACGGCGATCTTGTCGTCCGGCACCTGGGGGATGACCTTGATGGTCTTGTCGCCTTCGTGGCCGATCGAGCGCAGGAACTCCATGAGGAAGATGTAGTCGCCGGGCCCGGCGCGGCGCGTCACCAGGACCTTGCCGCTGAAATCGGCCGTGGACTTGATGACCAAGTCGCTGCGCATGCCGATGGCATGGCCCGGGCGCTCGATCGTGTCGAAGCCCAGCAGGGCCACCGCGACGATCGGCTTGCCCTCGTTGACGCACTGGATGAACGAGCTCTCGCCGATCGTGCCCGCCTCGACGTCGCCCTTCATCATCGCGTCGACGATCTCGGTGCCGCGCATCTTCGAGAACTCCTCGTCGCTGAGCTTCTTCTTGAGCTTGAGCGTCTCGTCGTGGGTCTTGGGGACCTTGTAGAGGGACTGGTCGTTGAGGCTGGCCGTGTAGAGGTCCACGAGGATGCCCTCTTGGTCGAAGT
This genomic stretch from Elusimicrobiota bacterium harbors:
- a CDS encoding sulfatase, coding for MSAAKNPRSALALGLLLAAGLGTAFAETGRPPLCPGCNVVLIGIDDVRADSFQAMGAAEDVIPSLNRFASSSVAFTQAISAAPWSLPSFMSIFTGVYPFNHHLTNKYSDFNAEPMVPARLSTLSPGTRTLGEVLRDRGWRAGGFTGGAALTGSFGFSAGFEVYDDSATFGGFDRSVPEALRWLSDVRPGEKFFLFVHGYDAHSLRDAHFPAAFAARFRRLREDQMAGRPLRVNAEERALIRSSYAQALRAMDEHLRPLLERLDQPDISSRTVVLIAADHGEELFEHGGIDHGMTLYDEVIRVPLLLRVPGQAPGSVPLQVRTVDVLPTLLDVLGIAPDRRLARQMRGVSLRPMLSGSELHLNALCETDFLLQVSLRSLRTADGWKIVYDRYRPSATRLFRLSSDPAETRDVSAQEPKVANALQARLVEFFGPQ
- a CDS encoding ABC transporter substrate-binding protein, yielding MPRFPLVAALLLVGQSAQALTPVRIGYFHGGRTNVIYRTSVFGYFDQEGILVDLYTASLNDQSLYKVPKTHDETLKLKKKLSDEEFSKMRGTEIVDAMMKGDVEAGTIGESSFIQCVNEGKPIVAVALLGFDTIERPGHAIGMRSDLVIKSTADFSGKVLVTRRAGPGDYIFLMEFLRSIGHEGDKTIKVIPQVPDDKIAVQLKNKEVDGGYYHLMTVAGLEAAGLLRSYRALNWLNPEMSQAVLVFRKDFVVQHPDSVQKVVDAYIRRIAYEKTIPERKADRSWDKGVMMKSEFKGMMIPQYALPPSVRPELLEAMQDLLLKYGFIKSKTDLRDAIDNSFVAKGMENLKAHPIVPFKP